The following proteins are encoded in a genomic region of Sander lucioperca isolate FBNREF2018 chromosome 23, SLUC_FBN_1.2, whole genome shotgun sequence:
- the puf60b gene encoding poly(U)-binding-splicing factor PUF60 isoform X8, giving the protein MAVTETAGGEALTMENGQGTGSKLGLPPLTPEQQEALQRAKKYAMEQSIKSVLVKQTIAHQQQQLTNLQVAAQRQRALAIMCRVYVGSIYYELGEDTIRQAFAPFGPIKSIDMSWDSVTMKHKGFAFVEYDVPEAAQLALEQMNSVMLGGRNIKVGRPSNIGQAQPIIDQLAEEARAFNRIYVASVHPDLSDDDIKSVFEAFGRIKSCTLARDPTTGRHRGFGFIEYEKPQSALDAVSSMNLFDLGGQYLRVGKAVTPPMPLLTPTTPGGLPPAAAVAAAAATAKITAQEAVAGASVLGALAAPQLLSQQMGIPQAVMAAQAPGVITGVTPVRPPIPVLPQVGLVNPVLASPPVLSNQVGGTNQQERKEEKEEMLQDGTGQEMLSDQEHMSISGSSARHMVMQKLLRKSESTVMVLRNMVGPEDIDDDLEGEVTEECGKFGCVNRVIIYQEKQGEEEDADIIVKIFVEFSMASEMNKAIQALNDRWFGGRKVVAEVYDQDRFNSSDLSA; this is encoded by the exons ATGGCGGTAACAGAGACTGCG GGAGGTGAAGCTCTGACGATGGAGAATGGACAGGGCACAGGCTCCAAGCTTGGCCTGCCGCCTCTTACCCCAGAGCAGCAGGAGGCACTTCAGAGG GCAAAGAAGTATGCCATGGAACAAAGCATTAAGAGTGTGTTGGTGAAGCAGACCATCGCCCATCAGCAACAACAGCTCACCAACCTGCAG GTGGCAGCTCAGCGGCAACGTGCCCTAGCCATCATGTGTCGGGTGTATGTGGGCTCCATATACTATGAGCTTGGTGAGGACACCATCAGACAGGCCTTTGCCCCCTTCGGCCCAATCAAGAGCATAGACATGTCTTGGGATTCTGTTACAATGAAACACAAG GGGTTTGCCTTTGTGGAGTATGATGTGCCAGAAGCTGCTCAGCTGGCTCTGGAGCAGATGAACTCAGTCATGCTGGGGGGAAGAAACATTAAG GTTGGGCGGCCAAGTAACATCGGTCAGGCGCAACCCATCATTGACCAGCTGGCAGAGGAGGCGCGCGCCTTCAATCGGATCTACGTGGCGTCCGTCCACCCTGACCTGTCAGATGATGACATCAAGAGTGTGTTTGAAGCCTTCGGAAGGATCAAGTCTTGCACGTTAGCCAGAGACCCCACCACAGGGCGACACAGAGGCTTTGGCTTCATTG AGTATGAAAAGCCTCAGTCAGCCCTGGATGCTGTGTCTTCTATGAACCTCTTTGACCTGGGGGGTCAGTACCTACGGGTGGGCAAAGCAGTGACCCCGCCCATGCCCCTACTGACCCCCACGACCCCTGGTGGTCTGCCGCCGGCTGCAGCTGTGGCCGCAGCGGCAGCCACCGCTAAGATAACGGCCCAG GAGGCTGTAGCCGGCGCATCAGTCCTGGGAGCGTTAGCCGCGCCCCAACTTCTCAGTCAGCAAATGGGAATACCTCAGGCTGTTATGGCTGCCCAGGCACCAGGGGTCATCACAG GTGTGACTCCAGTGCGTCCTCCCATACCAGTGCTTCCCCAGGTTGGTCTTGTGAACCCTGTGCTTGCATCACCTCCAGTCCTGTCTAATCAAGTTGGTGGCACCAACCAACAAGAGcggaaagaagagaaagaggagatgCTGCAGGATGGTACAGGGCAAGAGATGTTGAGTGACCAAGAACACATGAGCATTTCAGGCAGCAGTGCCAGACATATGGTGATGCAGAAACTGCTTAGAAAATCAGAG TCCACGGTGATGGTGCTTCGAAATATGGTTGGACCAGAGGACATTGACGACGACCTGGAGGGTGAGGTGACGGAAGAGTGCGGGAAGTTTGGCTGCGTCAACAGAGTCATCATATACCAGGAAAAGCAAGGAGAAGAAGAGGATGCAGATATCATTGTCAAAATATTTGTGGAGTTTTCCATGGCCTCAGAGATGAACAAAGCAATCCAAGCCCTCAATGACCGCTGGTTTGGAGGTCGCAAAGTTGTCGCGGAGGTGTATGACCAAGACCGTTTCAACAGTAGTGACCTCTCTGCATAA
- the puf60b gene encoding poly(U)-binding-splicing factor PUF60 isoform X2, with protein sequence MAVTETAGGEALTMENGQGTGSKLGLPPLTPEQQEALQRAKKYAMEQSIKSVLVKQTIAHQQQQLTNLQMAAVTMGFGDPLSPLQSVAAQRQRALAIMCRVYVGSIYYELGEDTIRQAFAPFGPIKSIDMSWDSVTMKHKGFAFVEYDVPEAAQLALEQMNSVMLGGRNIKVGRPSNIGQAQPIIDQLAEEARAFNRIYVASVHPDLSDDDIKSVFEAFGRIKSCTLARDPTTGRHRGFGFIEYEKPQSALDAVSSMNLFDLGGQYLRVGKAVTPPMPLLTPTTPGGLPPAAAVAAAAATAKITAQASMNPFQRDLMAFQEAVAGASVLGALAAPQLLSQQMGIPQAVMAAQAPGVITGVTPVRPPIPVLPQVGLVNPVLASPPVLSNQVGGTNQQERKEEKEEMLQDGTGQEMLSDQEHMSISGSSARHMVMQKLLRKSESTVMVLRNMVGPEDIDDDLEGEVTEECGKFGCVNRVIIYQEKQGEEEDADIIVKIFVEFSMASEMNKAIQALNDRWFGGRKVVAEVYDQDRFNSSDLSA encoded by the exons ATGGCGGTAACAGAGACTGCG GGAGGTGAAGCTCTGACGATGGAGAATGGACAGGGCACAGGCTCCAAGCTTGGCCTGCCGCCTCTTACCCCAGAGCAGCAGGAGGCACTTCAGAGG GCAAAGAAGTATGCCATGGAACAAAGCATTAAGAGTGTGTTGGTGAAGCAGACCATCGCCCATCAGCAACAACAGCTCACCAACCTGCAG ATGGCAGCAGTGACAATGGGCTTTGGAGATCCTCTCTCACCTTTACAATCG GTGGCAGCTCAGCGGCAACGTGCCCTAGCCATCATGTGTCGGGTGTATGTGGGCTCCATATACTATGAGCTTGGTGAGGACACCATCAGACAGGCCTTTGCCCCCTTCGGCCCAATCAAGAGCATAGACATGTCTTGGGATTCTGTTACAATGAAACACAAG GGGTTTGCCTTTGTGGAGTATGATGTGCCAGAAGCTGCTCAGCTGGCTCTGGAGCAGATGAACTCAGTCATGCTGGGGGGAAGAAACATTAAG GTTGGGCGGCCAAGTAACATCGGTCAGGCGCAACCCATCATTGACCAGCTGGCAGAGGAGGCGCGCGCCTTCAATCGGATCTACGTGGCGTCCGTCCACCCTGACCTGTCAGATGATGACATCAAGAGTGTGTTTGAAGCCTTCGGAAGGATCAAGTCTTGCACGTTAGCCAGAGACCCCACCACAGGGCGACACAGAGGCTTTGGCTTCATTG AGTATGAAAAGCCTCAGTCAGCCCTGGATGCTGTGTCTTCTATGAACCTCTTTGACCTGGGGGGTCAGTACCTACGGGTGGGCAAAGCAGTGACCCCGCCCATGCCCCTACTGACCCCCACGACCCCTGGTGGTCTGCCGCCGGCTGCAGCTGTGGCCGCAGCGGCAGCCACCGCTAAGATAACGGCCCAGGCAAGTATGAATCCCTTCCAAAGGGATTTAATGGCCTTCCAG GAGGCTGTAGCCGGCGCATCAGTCCTGGGAGCGTTAGCCGCGCCCCAACTTCTCAGTCAGCAAATGGGAATACCTCAGGCTGTTATGGCTGCCCAGGCACCAGGGGTCATCACAG GTGTGACTCCAGTGCGTCCTCCCATACCAGTGCTTCCCCAGGTTGGTCTTGTGAACCCTGTGCTTGCATCACCTCCAGTCCTGTCTAATCAAGTTGGTGGCACCAACCAACAAGAGcggaaagaagagaaagaggagatgCTGCAGGATGGTACAGGGCAAGAGATGTTGAGTGACCAAGAACACATGAGCATTTCAGGCAGCAGTGCCAGACATATGGTGATGCAGAAACTGCTTAGAAAATCAGAG TCCACGGTGATGGTGCTTCGAAATATGGTTGGACCAGAGGACATTGACGACGACCTGGAGGGTGAGGTGACGGAAGAGTGCGGGAAGTTTGGCTGCGTCAACAGAGTCATCATATACCAGGAAAAGCAAGGAGAAGAAGAGGATGCAGATATCATTGTCAAAATATTTGTGGAGTTTTCCATGGCCTCAGAGATGAACAAAGCAATCCAAGCCCTCAATGACCGCTGGTTTGGAGGTCGCAAAGTTGTCGCGGAGGTGTATGACCAAGACCGTTTCAACAGTAGTGACCTCTCTGCATAA
- the puf60b gene encoding poly(U)-binding-splicing factor PUF60 isoform X4, with the protein MAVTETAGGEALTMENGQGTGSKLGLPPLTPEQQEALQRAKKYAMEQSIKSVLVKQTIAHQQQQLTNLQMAAVTMGFGDPLSPLQSVAAQRQRALAIMCRVYVGSIYYELGEDTIRQAFAPFGPIKSIDMSWDSVTMKHKGFAFVEYDVPEAAQLALEQMNSVMLGGRNIKVGRPSNIGQAQPIIDQLAEEARAFNRIYVASVHPDLSDDDIKSVFEAFGRIKSCTLARDPTTGRHRGFGFIEYEKPQSALDAVSSMNLFDLGGQYLRVGKAVTPPMPLLTPTTPGGLPPAAAVAAAAATAKITAQEAVAGASVLGALAAPQLLSQQMGIPQAVMAAQAPGVITGVYKDMSVTPVRPPIPVLPQVGLVNPVLASPPVLSNQVGGTNQQERKEEKEEMLQDGTGQEMLSDQEHMSISGSSARHMVMQKLLRKSESTVMVLRNMVGPEDIDDDLEGEVTEECGKFGCVNRVIIYQEKQGEEEDADIIVKIFVEFSMASEMNKAIQALNDRWFGGRKVVAEVYDQDRFNSSDLSA; encoded by the exons ATGGCGGTAACAGAGACTGCG GGAGGTGAAGCTCTGACGATGGAGAATGGACAGGGCACAGGCTCCAAGCTTGGCCTGCCGCCTCTTACCCCAGAGCAGCAGGAGGCACTTCAGAGG GCAAAGAAGTATGCCATGGAACAAAGCATTAAGAGTGTGTTGGTGAAGCAGACCATCGCCCATCAGCAACAACAGCTCACCAACCTGCAG ATGGCAGCAGTGACAATGGGCTTTGGAGATCCTCTCTCACCTTTACAATCG GTGGCAGCTCAGCGGCAACGTGCCCTAGCCATCATGTGTCGGGTGTATGTGGGCTCCATATACTATGAGCTTGGTGAGGACACCATCAGACAGGCCTTTGCCCCCTTCGGCCCAATCAAGAGCATAGACATGTCTTGGGATTCTGTTACAATGAAACACAAG GGGTTTGCCTTTGTGGAGTATGATGTGCCAGAAGCTGCTCAGCTGGCTCTGGAGCAGATGAACTCAGTCATGCTGGGGGGAAGAAACATTAAG GTTGGGCGGCCAAGTAACATCGGTCAGGCGCAACCCATCATTGACCAGCTGGCAGAGGAGGCGCGCGCCTTCAATCGGATCTACGTGGCGTCCGTCCACCCTGACCTGTCAGATGATGACATCAAGAGTGTGTTTGAAGCCTTCGGAAGGATCAAGTCTTGCACGTTAGCCAGAGACCCCACCACAGGGCGACACAGAGGCTTTGGCTTCATTG AGTATGAAAAGCCTCAGTCAGCCCTGGATGCTGTGTCTTCTATGAACCTCTTTGACCTGGGGGGTCAGTACCTACGGGTGGGCAAAGCAGTGACCCCGCCCATGCCCCTACTGACCCCCACGACCCCTGGTGGTCTGCCGCCGGCTGCAGCTGTGGCCGCAGCGGCAGCCACCGCTAAGATAACGGCCCAG GAGGCTGTAGCCGGCGCATCAGTCCTGGGAGCGTTAGCCGCGCCCCAACTTCTCAGTCAGCAAATGGGAATACCTCAGGCTGTTATGGCTGCCCAGGCACCAGGGGTCATCACAGGTGTGTACAAAGACATGA GTGTGACTCCAGTGCGTCCTCCCATACCAGTGCTTCCCCAGGTTGGTCTTGTGAACCCTGTGCTTGCATCACCTCCAGTCCTGTCTAATCAAGTTGGTGGCACCAACCAACAAGAGcggaaagaagagaaagaggagatgCTGCAGGATGGTACAGGGCAAGAGATGTTGAGTGACCAAGAACACATGAGCATTTCAGGCAGCAGTGCCAGACATATGGTGATGCAGAAACTGCTTAGAAAATCAGAG TCCACGGTGATGGTGCTTCGAAATATGGTTGGACCAGAGGACATTGACGACGACCTGGAGGGTGAGGTGACGGAAGAGTGCGGGAAGTTTGGCTGCGTCAACAGAGTCATCATATACCAGGAAAAGCAAGGAGAAGAAGAGGATGCAGATATCATTGTCAAAATATTTGTGGAGTTTTCCATGGCCTCAGAGATGAACAAAGCAATCCAAGCCCTCAATGACCGCTGGTTTGGAGGTCGCAAAGTTGTCGCGGAGGTGTATGACCAAGACCGTTTCAACAGTAGTGACCTCTCTGCATAA
- the puf60b gene encoding poly(U)-binding-splicing factor PUF60 isoform X5 encodes MAVTETAGGEALTMENGQGTGSKLGLPPLTPEQQEALQRAKKYAMEQSIKSVLVKQTIAHQQQQLTNLQVAAQRQRALAIMCRVYVGSIYYELGEDTIRQAFAPFGPIKSIDMSWDSVTMKHKGFAFVEYDVPEAAQLALEQMNSVMLGGRNIKVGRPSNIGQAQPIIDQLAEEARAFNRIYVASVHPDLSDDDIKSVFEAFGRIKSCTLARDPTTGRHRGFGFIEYEKPQSALDAVSSMNLFDLGGQYLRVGKAVTPPMPLLTPTTPGGLPPAAAVAAAAATAKITAQASMNPFQRDLMAFQEAVAGASVLGALAAPQLLSQQMGIPQAVMAAQAPGVITGVYKDMSVTPVRPPIPVLPQVGLVNPVLASPPVLSNQVGGTNQQERKEEKEEMLQDGTGQEMLSDQEHMSISGSSARHMVMQKLLRKSESTVMVLRNMVGPEDIDDDLEGEVTEECGKFGCVNRVIIYQEKQGEEEDADIIVKIFVEFSMASEMNKAIQALNDRWFGGRKVVAEVYDQDRFNSSDLSA; translated from the exons ATGGCGGTAACAGAGACTGCG GGAGGTGAAGCTCTGACGATGGAGAATGGACAGGGCACAGGCTCCAAGCTTGGCCTGCCGCCTCTTACCCCAGAGCAGCAGGAGGCACTTCAGAGG GCAAAGAAGTATGCCATGGAACAAAGCATTAAGAGTGTGTTGGTGAAGCAGACCATCGCCCATCAGCAACAACAGCTCACCAACCTGCAG GTGGCAGCTCAGCGGCAACGTGCCCTAGCCATCATGTGTCGGGTGTATGTGGGCTCCATATACTATGAGCTTGGTGAGGACACCATCAGACAGGCCTTTGCCCCCTTCGGCCCAATCAAGAGCATAGACATGTCTTGGGATTCTGTTACAATGAAACACAAG GGGTTTGCCTTTGTGGAGTATGATGTGCCAGAAGCTGCTCAGCTGGCTCTGGAGCAGATGAACTCAGTCATGCTGGGGGGAAGAAACATTAAG GTTGGGCGGCCAAGTAACATCGGTCAGGCGCAACCCATCATTGACCAGCTGGCAGAGGAGGCGCGCGCCTTCAATCGGATCTACGTGGCGTCCGTCCACCCTGACCTGTCAGATGATGACATCAAGAGTGTGTTTGAAGCCTTCGGAAGGATCAAGTCTTGCACGTTAGCCAGAGACCCCACCACAGGGCGACACAGAGGCTTTGGCTTCATTG AGTATGAAAAGCCTCAGTCAGCCCTGGATGCTGTGTCTTCTATGAACCTCTTTGACCTGGGGGGTCAGTACCTACGGGTGGGCAAAGCAGTGACCCCGCCCATGCCCCTACTGACCCCCACGACCCCTGGTGGTCTGCCGCCGGCTGCAGCTGTGGCCGCAGCGGCAGCCACCGCTAAGATAACGGCCCAGGCAAGTATGAATCCCTTCCAAAGGGATTTAATGGCCTTCCAG GAGGCTGTAGCCGGCGCATCAGTCCTGGGAGCGTTAGCCGCGCCCCAACTTCTCAGTCAGCAAATGGGAATACCTCAGGCTGTTATGGCTGCCCAGGCACCAGGGGTCATCACAGGTGTGTACAAAGACATGA GTGTGACTCCAGTGCGTCCTCCCATACCAGTGCTTCCCCAGGTTGGTCTTGTGAACCCTGTGCTTGCATCACCTCCAGTCCTGTCTAATCAAGTTGGTGGCACCAACCAACAAGAGcggaaagaagagaaagaggagatgCTGCAGGATGGTACAGGGCAAGAGATGTTGAGTGACCAAGAACACATGAGCATTTCAGGCAGCAGTGCCAGACATATGGTGATGCAGAAACTGCTTAGAAAATCAGAG TCCACGGTGATGGTGCTTCGAAATATGGTTGGACCAGAGGACATTGACGACGACCTGGAGGGTGAGGTGACGGAAGAGTGCGGGAAGTTTGGCTGCGTCAACAGAGTCATCATATACCAGGAAAAGCAAGGAGAAGAAGAGGATGCAGATATCATTGTCAAAATATTTGTGGAGTTTTCCATGGCCTCAGAGATGAACAAAGCAATCCAAGCCCTCAATGACCGCTGGTTTGGAGGTCGCAAAGTTGTCGCGGAGGTGTATGACCAAGACCGTTTCAACAGTAGTGACCTCTCTGCATAA
- the puf60b gene encoding poly(U)-binding-splicing factor PUF60 isoform X1, which yields MAVTETAGGEALTMENGQGTGSKLGLPPLTPEQQEALQRAKKYAMEQSIKSVLVKQTIAHQQQQLTNLQMAAVTMGFGDPLSPLQSVAAQRQRALAIMCRVYVGSIYYELGEDTIRQAFAPFGPIKSIDMSWDSVTMKHKGFAFVEYDVPEAAQLALEQMNSVMLGGRNIKVGRPSNIGQAQPIIDQLAEEARAFNRIYVASVHPDLSDDDIKSVFEAFGRIKSCTLARDPTTGRHRGFGFIEYEKPQSALDAVSSMNLFDLGGQYLRVGKAVTPPMPLLTPTTPGGLPPAAAVAAAAATAKITAQASMNPFQRDLMAFQEAVAGASVLGALAAPQLLSQQMGIPQAVMAAQAPGVITGVYKDMSVTPVRPPIPVLPQVGLVNPVLASPPVLSNQVGGTNQQERKEEKEEMLQDGTGQEMLSDQEHMSISGSSARHMVMQKLLRKSESTVMVLRNMVGPEDIDDDLEGEVTEECGKFGCVNRVIIYQEKQGEEEDADIIVKIFVEFSMASEMNKAIQALNDRWFGGRKVVAEVYDQDRFNSSDLSA from the exons ATGGCGGTAACAGAGACTGCG GGAGGTGAAGCTCTGACGATGGAGAATGGACAGGGCACAGGCTCCAAGCTTGGCCTGCCGCCTCTTACCCCAGAGCAGCAGGAGGCACTTCAGAGG GCAAAGAAGTATGCCATGGAACAAAGCATTAAGAGTGTGTTGGTGAAGCAGACCATCGCCCATCAGCAACAACAGCTCACCAACCTGCAG ATGGCAGCAGTGACAATGGGCTTTGGAGATCCTCTCTCACCTTTACAATCG GTGGCAGCTCAGCGGCAACGTGCCCTAGCCATCATGTGTCGGGTGTATGTGGGCTCCATATACTATGAGCTTGGTGAGGACACCATCAGACAGGCCTTTGCCCCCTTCGGCCCAATCAAGAGCATAGACATGTCTTGGGATTCTGTTACAATGAAACACAAG GGGTTTGCCTTTGTGGAGTATGATGTGCCAGAAGCTGCTCAGCTGGCTCTGGAGCAGATGAACTCAGTCATGCTGGGGGGAAGAAACATTAAG GTTGGGCGGCCAAGTAACATCGGTCAGGCGCAACCCATCATTGACCAGCTGGCAGAGGAGGCGCGCGCCTTCAATCGGATCTACGTGGCGTCCGTCCACCCTGACCTGTCAGATGATGACATCAAGAGTGTGTTTGAAGCCTTCGGAAGGATCAAGTCTTGCACGTTAGCCAGAGACCCCACCACAGGGCGACACAGAGGCTTTGGCTTCATTG AGTATGAAAAGCCTCAGTCAGCCCTGGATGCTGTGTCTTCTATGAACCTCTTTGACCTGGGGGGTCAGTACCTACGGGTGGGCAAAGCAGTGACCCCGCCCATGCCCCTACTGACCCCCACGACCCCTGGTGGTCTGCCGCCGGCTGCAGCTGTGGCCGCAGCGGCAGCCACCGCTAAGATAACGGCCCAGGCAAGTATGAATCCCTTCCAAAGGGATTTAATGGCCTTCCAG GAGGCTGTAGCCGGCGCATCAGTCCTGGGAGCGTTAGCCGCGCCCCAACTTCTCAGTCAGCAAATGGGAATACCTCAGGCTGTTATGGCTGCCCAGGCACCAGGGGTCATCACAGGTGTGTACAAAGACATGA GTGTGACTCCAGTGCGTCCTCCCATACCAGTGCTTCCCCAGGTTGGTCTTGTGAACCCTGTGCTTGCATCACCTCCAGTCCTGTCTAATCAAGTTGGTGGCACCAACCAACAAGAGcggaaagaagagaaagaggagatgCTGCAGGATGGTACAGGGCAAGAGATGTTGAGTGACCAAGAACACATGAGCATTTCAGGCAGCAGTGCCAGACATATGGTGATGCAGAAACTGCTTAGAAAATCAGAG TCCACGGTGATGGTGCTTCGAAATATGGTTGGACCAGAGGACATTGACGACGACCTGGAGGGTGAGGTGACGGAAGAGTGCGGGAAGTTTGGCTGCGTCAACAGAGTCATCATATACCAGGAAAAGCAAGGAGAAGAAGAGGATGCAGATATCATTGTCAAAATATTTGTGGAGTTTTCCATGGCCTCAGAGATGAACAAAGCAATCCAAGCCCTCAATGACCGCTGGTTTGGAGGTCGCAAAGTTGTCGCGGAGGTGTATGACCAAGACCGTTTCAACAGTAGTGACCTCTCTGCATAA
- the puf60b gene encoding poly(U)-binding-splicing factor PUF60 isoform X6, with protein sequence MAVTETAGGEALTMENGQGTGSKLGLPPLTPEQQEALQRAKKYAMEQSIKSVLVKQTIAHQQQQLTNLQMAAVTMGFGDPLSPLQSVAAQRQRALAIMCRVYVGSIYYELGEDTIRQAFAPFGPIKSIDMSWDSVTMKHKGFAFVEYDVPEAAQLALEQMNSVMLGGRNIKVGRPSNIGQAQPIIDQLAEEARAFNRIYVASVHPDLSDDDIKSVFEAFGRIKSCTLARDPTTGRHRGFGFIEYEKPQSALDAVSSMNLFDLGGQYLRVGKAVTPPMPLLTPTTPGGLPPAAAVAAAAATAKITAQEAVAGASVLGALAAPQLLSQQMGIPQAVMAAQAPGVITGVTPVRPPIPVLPQVGLVNPVLASPPVLSNQVGGTNQQERKEEKEEMLQDGTGQEMLSDQEHMSISGSSARHMVMQKLLRKSESTVMVLRNMVGPEDIDDDLEGEVTEECGKFGCVNRVIIYQEKQGEEEDADIIVKIFVEFSMASEMNKAIQALNDRWFGGRKVVAEVYDQDRFNSSDLSA encoded by the exons ATGGCGGTAACAGAGACTGCG GGAGGTGAAGCTCTGACGATGGAGAATGGACAGGGCACAGGCTCCAAGCTTGGCCTGCCGCCTCTTACCCCAGAGCAGCAGGAGGCACTTCAGAGG GCAAAGAAGTATGCCATGGAACAAAGCATTAAGAGTGTGTTGGTGAAGCAGACCATCGCCCATCAGCAACAACAGCTCACCAACCTGCAG ATGGCAGCAGTGACAATGGGCTTTGGAGATCCTCTCTCACCTTTACAATCG GTGGCAGCTCAGCGGCAACGTGCCCTAGCCATCATGTGTCGGGTGTATGTGGGCTCCATATACTATGAGCTTGGTGAGGACACCATCAGACAGGCCTTTGCCCCCTTCGGCCCAATCAAGAGCATAGACATGTCTTGGGATTCTGTTACAATGAAACACAAG GGGTTTGCCTTTGTGGAGTATGATGTGCCAGAAGCTGCTCAGCTGGCTCTGGAGCAGATGAACTCAGTCATGCTGGGGGGAAGAAACATTAAG GTTGGGCGGCCAAGTAACATCGGTCAGGCGCAACCCATCATTGACCAGCTGGCAGAGGAGGCGCGCGCCTTCAATCGGATCTACGTGGCGTCCGTCCACCCTGACCTGTCAGATGATGACATCAAGAGTGTGTTTGAAGCCTTCGGAAGGATCAAGTCTTGCACGTTAGCCAGAGACCCCACCACAGGGCGACACAGAGGCTTTGGCTTCATTG AGTATGAAAAGCCTCAGTCAGCCCTGGATGCTGTGTCTTCTATGAACCTCTTTGACCTGGGGGGTCAGTACCTACGGGTGGGCAAAGCAGTGACCCCGCCCATGCCCCTACTGACCCCCACGACCCCTGGTGGTCTGCCGCCGGCTGCAGCTGTGGCCGCAGCGGCAGCCACCGCTAAGATAACGGCCCAG GAGGCTGTAGCCGGCGCATCAGTCCTGGGAGCGTTAGCCGCGCCCCAACTTCTCAGTCAGCAAATGGGAATACCTCAGGCTGTTATGGCTGCCCAGGCACCAGGGGTCATCACAG GTGTGACTCCAGTGCGTCCTCCCATACCAGTGCTTCCCCAGGTTGGTCTTGTGAACCCTGTGCTTGCATCACCTCCAGTCCTGTCTAATCAAGTTGGTGGCACCAACCAACAAGAGcggaaagaagagaaagaggagatgCTGCAGGATGGTACAGGGCAAGAGATGTTGAGTGACCAAGAACACATGAGCATTTCAGGCAGCAGTGCCAGACATATGGTGATGCAGAAACTGCTTAGAAAATCAGAG TCCACGGTGATGGTGCTTCGAAATATGGTTGGACCAGAGGACATTGACGACGACCTGGAGGGTGAGGTGACGGAAGAGTGCGGGAAGTTTGGCTGCGTCAACAGAGTCATCATATACCAGGAAAAGCAAGGAGAAGAAGAGGATGCAGATATCATTGTCAAAATATTTGTGGAGTTTTCCATGGCCTCAGAGATGAACAAAGCAATCCAAGCCCTCAATGACCGCTGGTTTGGAGGTCGCAAAGTTGTCGCGGAGGTGTATGACCAAGACCGTTTCAACAGTAGTGACCTCTCTGCATAA